The following coding sequences are from one Crateriforma spongiae window:
- the argB gene encoding acetylglutamate kinase gives MDQAIAKADTLLEAMGWIRQFRGKTTVIKLGGSLLEDRTALHHILLDVIFMETVGMRPVVVHGGGKAINQALADAGIEAKFSRGRRITDAPTLEIVKRVLAGDVNRLLTDEIERLGGRAMNLSFETTNVLFGEKLVPEDGEDLGFVGHVTRVDRQVIEGLSYTDQVPIIPSMCQGDDGAQYNVNADTAAMAVAQALGAEKLVFLSDVNGVRRDKDDPETVIHSLNVSEANRLISEGVIASGMIPKVEACLDTLGRGVGKIHIIDGKLRHSLLLEIYTTDGVGTQIVKDPNSAGQPTGSA, from the coding sequence TTGGACCAAGCGATCGCAAAAGCGGACACCCTTTTGGAAGCGATGGGATGGATCCGTCAGTTCCGCGGGAAAACGACGGTCATCAAGCTGGGCGGCAGCCTGTTGGAAGATCGTACGGCGCTGCATCACATCTTGCTGGACGTGATCTTTATGGAAACCGTCGGCATGCGTCCGGTGGTGGTTCATGGCGGCGGCAAAGCGATCAACCAAGCGTTGGCCGATGCGGGAATCGAAGCCAAGTTCAGCCGAGGCCGGCGGATCACCGATGCCCCGACTTTGGAAATCGTCAAACGCGTGCTGGCCGGTGACGTCAACCGTTTGTTGACCGACGAAATCGAACGGCTGGGTGGTCGCGCGATGAACCTGTCTTTTGAGACGACGAACGTTCTATTCGGCGAAAAACTGGTCCCCGAGGACGGTGAGGATCTTGGTTTTGTCGGCCATGTCACTCGGGTCGACCGCCAAGTCATCGAAGGGCTGTCGTACACCGATCAGGTGCCGATCATCCCGTCGATGTGCCAGGGCGACGATGGTGCCCAGTACAACGTCAACGCGGACACCGCGGCGATGGCCGTCGCCCAGGCGTTGGGTGCGGAAAAGCTGGTGTTCCTGTCTGACGTCAACGGTGTCCGACGGGACAAAGACGATCCGGAAACCGTGATCCATTCGTTGAATGTTTCCGAAGCCAATCGGCTGATCAGCGAAGGCGTGATTGCCAGCGGCATGATTCCCAAAGTCGAAGCGTGCTTGGATACGCTGGGCCGTGGCGTCGGAAAGATCCACATCATCGACGGCAAACTTCGCCACAGCTTGTTGCTGGAAATTTACACGACCGACGGTGTGGGGACACAGATCGTGAAAGACCCAAACTCGGCGGGCCAGCCCACCGGTTCGGCATAG
- the proC gene encoding pyrroline-5-carboxylate reductase — protein MTENSNASQPLPSLCLIGGGQMGRAIVGGLIQAGTIRPDDLVVVDPSAQCRQWWIDQHPTAKCHASAEAVETMPSIVLLAVKPPVMQRVAQSAPKQWAGRLLVSVAAGITLDSMQTWFGHDRVIRVMPNTPCLVGQGASAFCAAAGATDEDQGHVKTMLEAVGIAIAVDEKQMNAVTGLSGSGPAYVFTIVEGLADGGVLAGLPRDLAMQLAVQTVLGAATMLKETGQHPGQLKDAVASPAGTTITGLNTLERRAVRAAMADAVAAAKQRGDELG, from the coding sequence ATGACCGAAAATTCCAATGCCAGCCAACCGCTTCCATCGCTGTGCCTGATCGGTGGCGGCCAAATGGGTCGCGCCATCGTCGGCGGACTGATCCAAGCGGGAACCATCCGCCCAGACGACTTGGTCGTCGTGGATCCCAGTGCCCAGTGTCGACAGTGGTGGATCGACCAGCATCCGACGGCCAAGTGTCACGCGTCGGCCGAGGCGGTGGAAACCATGCCGTCTATCGTTCTGCTGGCCGTTAAGCCGCCGGTCATGCAACGGGTCGCCCAATCCGCCCCCAAGCAGTGGGCCGGCCGATTGCTGGTCAGCGTGGCGGCGGGGATCACCCTGGATTCCATGCAAACCTGGTTCGGTCACGATCGTGTGATCCGCGTGATGCCCAACACCCCCTGCCTGGTCGGCCAAGGCGCCAGCGCATTCTGCGCCGCGGCCGGGGCAACCGACGAAGACCAAGGACACGTCAAAACGATGCTGGAAGCGGTCGGCATCGCGATCGCCGTTGATGAAAAACAGATGAATGCCGTCACCGGTCTTAGCGGATCCGGCCCCGCGTACGTCTTCACCATCGTCGAAGGCTTGGCCGATGGTGGCGTGCTGGCGGGTCTGCCGCGTGATCTGGCGATGCAATTGGCCGTGCAAACGGTCCTGGGTGCGGCGACGATGTTGAAAGAAACCGGCCAGCACCCGGGACAACTAAAAGACGCCGTGGCCAGCCCGGCGGGAACGACGATCACGGGACTAAATACGCTGGAACGCCGCGCCGTTCGGGCCGCAATGGCCGACGCCGTTGCCGCCGCCAAACAACGCGGCGATGAATTGGGCTAA
- a CDS encoding cell surface protein, which yields MSQAQASAPANQTSGVDETRSMREYLDRALDTLKKFGGEDRASAPQELISLLESVRHLDEAKVLAIADVIKHMGSFNAMVRENVESIEVGNRYMEITQMFDSVREDSKRLIGQLDDGKISGTEKISNWWMKLRRGTPSDRFEKIAEVYTDVAKDTKDALGKEEQIMDAYIDFRFALKEAEVLAREILDKQVPVLEDAKNALASTQKALDEYNGTEEAEKSQLELRRDEARQKYEDEDETYQLLKDIAENLEIGYDVGETLITKLKQTHDVKERVYRRAVTFFTTNEHVFTILGTVYTSQHGLHEVTQATEAMKEGVNKGLEDIADLGRELERAALKAGYGSTIDPKSVQKLVDAISGFQVESLEMIAELRKESEESTRAIRATVEEGKKKYMETLAKHARGETGK from the coding sequence ATGTCACAAGCCCAAGCTTCCGCACCGGCCAACCAAACGTCCGGCGTCGATGAAACGCGTTCAATGCGCGAGTATTTGGATCGTGCTTTGGACACGCTCAAGAAATTCGGCGGTGAAGACCGTGCATCGGCACCCCAGGAATTGATCAGCCTGTTGGAAAGTGTGCGGCATTTGGATGAAGCCAAGGTCTTGGCGATCGCCGATGTGATCAAGCACATGGGCAGTTTCAACGCGATGGTCCGCGAGAATGTGGAGTCGATCGAGGTCGGCAACCGCTACATGGAAATCACCCAGATGTTCGATTCGGTTCGCGAAGACAGCAAGCGTCTGATCGGCCAATTGGATGACGGCAAGATCAGCGGCACTGAAAAGATTTCCAATTGGTGGATGAAGCTGCGACGTGGCACCCCCAGTGACCGTTTTGAAAAGATTGCGGAGGTCTACACGGATGTCGCCAAGGACACGAAGGACGCGTTGGGCAAAGAAGAACAGATCATGGATGCCTACATCGACTTTCGCTTTGCTTTGAAAGAAGCGGAAGTGTTGGCACGCGAGATTTTGGACAAGCAGGTTCCGGTGCTCGAAGACGCCAAGAACGCGTTGGCTTCGACCCAAAAGGCTTTGGACGAATACAACGGCACCGAAGAAGCCGAGAAGAGCCAACTGGAACTGCGTCGCGATGAAGCGCGGCAGAAGTATGAAGACGAAGACGAAACGTACCAATTGCTGAAGGACATCGCTGAGAACCTGGAGATCGGTTACGACGTCGGCGAAACGTTGATCACCAAACTGAAGCAGACGCACGACGTCAAGGAACGTGTCTATCGTCGTGCGGTGACTTTCTTCACCACCAACGAACACGTCTTCACGATTCTTGGAACGGTTTACACCAGCCAGCACGGCTTGCATGAGGTGACTCAGGCCACCGAAGCGATGAAGGAAGGCGTCAACAAAGGTTTGGAAGACATCGCGGATCTCGGACGTGAACTGGAACGTGCGGCGTTGAAAGCTGGATACGGCAGCACGATTGACCCGAAGAGCGTCCAGAAGCTGGTCGATGCGATCAGCGGTTTCCAAGTCGAATCGCTGGAAATGATCGCGGAATTGCGAAAGGAAAGCGAAGAAAGCACTCGAGCCATTCGCGCAACGGTCGAAGAAGGCAAGAAGAAGTACATGGAAACGTTGGCCAAGCACGCACGCGGCGAAACCGGCAAATAG
- a CDS encoding DUF6384 family protein gives MSDVRPAQAQQRAPSGRESQAHPAENLTLEETLRVMDVARELRDRRQTAEEMFRRDEVRQKLREKLMKTARLSGDNLTEAELDTAIQQYMDRLHTYQDPAPGMNSFLAHLWVRRHQVAWTLATIAAAAGGLWYWFG, from the coding sequence ATGTCAGACGTCCGACCTGCCCAGGCACAACAAAGGGCACCATCGGGGCGCGAATCCCAGGCCCATCCGGCGGAAAATTTGACGCTGGAAGAAACCTTGCGGGTCATGGACGTCGCCCGGGAACTGCGTGACCGCCGGCAAACCGCCGAGGAAATGTTTCGCCGCGATGAGGTCCGTCAAAAGCTACGCGAAAAACTGATGAAAACCGCGCGGCTTTCGGGCGACAATTTGACCGAAGCGGAATTGGATACCGCAATCCAGCAATACATGGATCGGCTGCACACCTATCAAGATCCCGCGCCAGGGATGAACAGTTTCTTGGCCCACCTCTGGGTCCGCCGACACCAAGTCGCCTGGACTTTGGCCACGATCGCCGCCGCGGCTGGCGGCCTGTGGTACTGGTTCGGTTGA
- a CDS encoding aminotransferase class III-fold pyridoxal phosphate-dependent enzyme: MSDGQQYGGLWRLRDDQSAVIDAVCGRVSTLGLGDPVVSDAISGAHQQYLGDACSLNDEAGQPELAEELFDRLDRLVRSRQFTGSREGTEQFLQSATLCPCRDLALEAAVWDARTHSDARFQILSLVGSEHGVTTLARTISGRPELHEGFGPLVPGVMYVPADDVDALAQRLDETVACVVVQPADVDAGMASLSESWLETVSELCARQDVRFVVDESRLVFGGTGGPFSLDAIQVTPATDFLWSAGLFGGLPGGLWLRLGDQPADPSHSKVTLKPGTILAAKVASATIAAWDGRRDEDADPPGRTMATALAEKVGGFEFVRDIQYLGTNLAIQSDIPGDEVVTAALQRGLILESTGGGWVRLQLPPTASESDWDELLSRMAAAMEALESETVDLG; this comes from the coding sequence ATGTCCGATGGCCAACAATATGGCGGGTTGTGGCGATTGCGTGACGATCAGTCCGCGGTCATCGACGCGGTGTGCGGTCGTGTCAGTACGCTGGGCTTGGGCGATCCCGTCGTCTCCGATGCAATTAGTGGTGCGCATCAACAGTATTTGGGCGATGCCTGTTCTTTGAACGACGAAGCCGGGCAACCGGAATTGGCGGAAGAACTGTTTGATCGATTGGATCGGTTGGTGCGATCGCGACAATTCACTGGCAGCCGCGAGGGAACGGAACAATTTTTACAGTCGGCGACTTTGTGCCCGTGTCGTGACTTGGCCTTGGAGGCTGCGGTCTGGGACGCCCGGACCCATTCGGATGCTCGATTTCAAATCCTCAGTCTTGTCGGCAGTGAACACGGCGTGACCACGTTGGCACGAACCATCAGTGGGCGACCGGAATTGCACGAAGGTTTTGGACCATTGGTGCCCGGCGTGATGTATGTGCCGGCCGATGACGTGGATGCGTTGGCCCAACGGTTGGACGAAACGGTGGCCTGTGTGGTCGTCCAGCCGGCCGATGTGGATGCCGGCATGGCATCGCTTTCGGAATCTTGGTTGGAAACGGTCAGCGAACTTTGTGCCCGCCAGGATGTCCGTTTTGTGGTGGACGAAAGCCGTTTGGTCTTCGGCGGAACCGGTGGCCCGTTTAGCTTGGACGCGATTCAAGTCACACCGGCAACGGATTTTTTGTGGTCGGCGGGATTGTTCGGCGGTTTACCCGGCGGGCTTTGGCTGCGGTTGGGCGACCAGCCGGCAGATCCGTCACACTCCAAAGTCACGTTGAAGCCGGGAACGATTCTTGCGGCCAAGGTGGCGTCGGCCACGATTGCGGCTTGGGACGGGCGGCGCGACGAAGATGCCGATCCGCCGGGACGCACGATGGCCACCGCATTGGCCGAAAAAGTGGGCGGCTTCGAATTTGTACGCGATATTCAGTATCTGGGAACGAATTTGGCCATCCAGTCGGATATCCCCGGCGACGAAGTGGTCACTGCCGCGTTGCAACGCGGGTTGATTTTGGAATCGACCGGCGGTGGTTGGGTGCGGCTGCAATTGCCACCGACCGCGTCGGAAAGTGATTGGGATGAATTGTTGTCACGGATGGCTGCGGCAATGGAAGCGTTGGAAAGTGAAACCGTCGATCTTGGTTAA
- the rph gene encoding ribonuclease PH — protein MSMSTDSVTRPSDQIREVKIERGYLKSCPASVLYSSGDTVVLCAASVEPSVPPWLEGKGKGWVTAEYNMLPGSTSPRKRRDRSKVDGRTTEIQRLIGRSLRSIIDLNALGEQMITVDCDVLQADGGTRTASITGGFIALADAVASIIPGSTIGNGPLLDSVAAISVGVIGDELKLDLDYELDSAADVDMNVIMTGSGRFVEIQGTGEEATFDDEQLAGLIRLAKKGIGELTTMQRTVLEQ, from the coding sequence TTGTCCATGTCGACCGATTCTGTCACCCGTCCATCCGATCAGATCCGCGAAGTCAAAATCGAACGCGGCTACTTGAAGTCCTGTCCGGCCAGCGTGCTGTACAGCAGCGGTGATACGGTCGTGTTGTGTGCCGCGTCGGTCGAACCATCCGTGCCGCCTTGGTTGGAGGGCAAAGGCAAGGGATGGGTGACGGCGGAATACAACATGCTGCCGGGCAGCACCAGTCCGCGAAAACGTCGCGACCGTAGCAAGGTGGATGGCCGGACCACCGAGATTCAGCGGTTGATCGGCCGCAGTTTGCGTTCCATCATCGATTTGAATGCGTTGGGCGAGCAGATGATCACGGTCGATTGTGACGTGCTGCAGGCCGACGGCGGCACACGAACCGCTTCGATCACCGGCGGCTTCATCGCGTTGGCTGATGCGGTGGCATCCATCATCCCCGGTTCAACGATTGGGAACGGCCCGCTGTTGGACAGCGTCGCCGCGATCAGTGTGGGGGTGATCGGCGATGAACTGAAACTGGACTTGGATTACGAACTGGACAGCGCCGCCGATGTCGACATGAACGTCATCATGACCGGCAGCGGTCGGTTCGTGGAAATCCAAGGGACTGGTGAAGAAGCCACGTTTGATGACGAACAACTGGCGGGGCTGATTCGGCTGGCCAAAAAAGGCATCGGCGAATTGACGACGATGCAACGGACGGTGTTGGAACAGTAG
- a CDS encoding vWA domain-containing protein — protein MTWIPALQSPWLWGLLAAVPIGIVLLYFLKLRREPVEVPSTYLWMRTIEDLHVNSLLQRLRRSLLLLAQLLVVALAAIALFRPGLRGQSESLDRMVFLLDSSASMQATDLEGNTRFEAAKEMIGGQIDAMTDQDSAMLITFDDRAKVMQSFTSDRRRLRDALQRSEVSNRSTDVLSALRAADGLANPRRSSEMGDVNDVQVADAMPATLKLYSDGGFSPVTEFDLGNLTPEYHAVGTGEVDNLAIIAFSAQRNVEDPTQVQAFATIANAGTVDVSTTVSLMIGDDLVDAQAVDVGASEQTGISFAFAADEATTMRLRIDRKDQLDLDNVAYAGLSPIRSVRVLVVTPGNEPLELALATEKAAKICTADVVSPDFLESESFEKRMLSGVDDLVIFDRCRPDALPATNTFFIGALPPGEWSWRGDPQPVVLVDVDRSHPLLRFVDLFSLLIFQGRSLDGPDGSAVLVEGDAGPVLTIAPRDGYQDLVLGFEVVSQDDDGATVANTNWYAERSWPVFILNVLRYLAGAAEAGGAPSHPTGQTVRLRLESAVDEVTVGREAEAARTIQPSETGFLEVVDTDQPGNYLVRDDDRVLSLFSINLFDRTESRIAAKPEIELGYRSVEAADNTVQQRQEYWRIALLVMLGLLAVEWWYFGKRIA, from the coding sequence ATGACTTGGATCCCCGCGCTGCAGTCGCCTTGGCTTTGGGGCCTGTTGGCCGCCGTGCCGATCGGCATCGTGCTGCTGTATTTTCTGAAGCTGCGTCGTGAACCGGTGGAAGTCCCCAGCACTTATTTGTGGATGCGGACGATCGAAGACTTGCACGTCAACAGTCTGTTGCAGCGGCTGCGTCGCAGTTTGTTGTTGTTGGCTCAATTGCTGGTCGTCGCTTTAGCCGCGATCGCCCTGTTTCGTCCTGGGCTGCGTGGGCAATCCGAATCGTTGGATCGGATGGTGTTTCTGTTGGACAGTTCGGCCAGCATGCAGGCGACCGATTTGGAGGGCAACACACGATTCGAAGCGGCCAAGGAAATGATCGGCGGGCAGATCGACGCAATGACCGACCAGGATTCGGCAATGTTGATCACCTTCGACGATCGTGCGAAAGTCATGCAGTCCTTCACGTCCGACCGGCGGCGGTTGCGTGACGCGTTGCAGCGATCGGAAGTCAGCAACCGTTCGACCGATGTGTTGTCCGCGCTGCGTGCGGCTGATGGCTTGGCCAATCCGCGACGCAGCAGCGAAATGGGGGACGTCAACGATGTCCAGGTCGCCGACGCGATGCCGGCAACCTTGAAGTTGTACAGTGACGGCGGATTCAGTCCGGTGACGGAATTCGATCTGGGGAATCTGACGCCGGAATACCATGCGGTCGGGACCGGCGAAGTCGACAACCTGGCGATCATCGCGTTCAGTGCCCAGCGCAACGTCGAAGATCCGACTCAGGTGCAAGCGTTTGCGACAATTGCAAATGCCGGAACCGTGGATGTGTCGACCACGGTCTCGCTGATGATCGGGGACGACTTGGTCGACGCGCAGGCGGTGGACGTTGGTGCGTCGGAACAAACGGGAATTTCGTTCGCATTTGCCGCCGATGAAGCGACGACGATGCGGTTGCGGATCGACCGCAAGGACCAGTTGGACTTGGACAATGTCGCTTATGCGGGGCTGTCGCCGATCCGTTCGGTCCGGGTGTTGGTGGTCACGCCTGGCAATGAGCCGTTGGAATTGGCATTGGCGACCGAAAAGGCTGCCAAGATTTGTACGGCGGATGTCGTCAGTCCGGATTTCTTGGAATCCGAATCTTTTGAAAAACGCATGTTGTCGGGCGTGGACGACTTGGTGATCTTTGACCGCTGTCGTCCCGATGCGTTGCCGGCGACCAACACGTTTTTTATCGGCGCGTTGCCGCCGGGCGAATGGTCCTGGCGTGGTGATCCGCAACCCGTGGTCTTGGTCGATGTCGACCGATCGCATCCGCTGTTGCGGTTTGTGGATTTGTTTTCGCTGCTGATCTTTCAGGGGCGTTCCTTGGACGGCCCGGATGGTTCAGCGGTATTGGTCGAAGGGGATGCGGGACCCGTGCTGACGATCGCACCGCGTGATGGCTACCAGGATCTGGTGTTGGGATTCGAGGTGGTGTCGCAAGACGATGACGGCGCGACGGTGGCCAACACGAATTGGTATGCCGAACGATCGTGGCCGGTGTTTATCTTGAACGTGCTGCGTTATCTGGCCGGGGCGGCCGAAGCGGGGGGCGCACCGTCGCATCCGACCGGTCAAACGGTGCGATTGCGTCTGGAAAGCGCGGTCGATGAAGTCACTGTCGGACGCGAAGCGGAAGCGGCAAGAACGATTCAGCCGTCGGAGACTGGTTTCTTGGAAGTCGTCGATACGGACCAACCCGGCAACTATCTGGTCCGTGACGACGATCGCGTGTTGTCTTTGTTTTCGATCAACTTGTTCGATCGCACCGAAAGCAGGATTGCCGCCAAGCCCGAAATCGAATTGGGGTACCGTTCGGTCGAAGCGGCGGACAACACGGTCCAGCAGCGTCAGGAGTATTGGCGGATCGCGTTGTTGGTCATGCTGGGCTTGTTAGCGGTCGAATGGTGGTACTTTGGCAAGCGGATCGCTTGA
- the argF gene encoding ornithine carbamoyltransferase, with translation MRHLLTLFDLNSHELNRILSAARVLKKMHSRGQRPAVLQHRVLALIFEKPSLRTRVSFESGMAQLGGSSLFLGDDVGFGKREAPSDFTRVLGQFVDGVVCRSFSHDTVATLAKYDSVPVINGLTDLAHPCQAMADVLTIEGEFPDRPLTDNHLVFVGDGNNVSRSLALICAMLGMKFTLACPKGYELDQPWMSKISERYPDAKLHQTTDPIAAVSTADAIYTDVWTSMGQEAESAQRRKDFADYQVNAGLMKHAPETAIVLHCLPAVRGEEITDDVIDGPQSRVIEQAGNRMHAQKGLLAWLLNPHWVGENVPE, from the coding sequence ATGCGACACCTGCTGACCCTGTTTGATCTGAACTCGCACGAACTGAATCGCATTTTGAGTGCGGCGCGTGTGCTAAAAAAAATGCACTCACGAGGTCAACGACCTGCGGTACTTCAGCATCGCGTCTTGGCGTTGATTTTTGAAAAGCCCAGCTTGCGGACGCGCGTCAGTTTTGAATCCGGGATGGCGCAGCTTGGCGGCAGCAGTTTGTTTTTGGGTGACGATGTCGGATTTGGCAAACGCGAAGCCCCATCGGACTTCACCCGCGTGCTCGGCCAGTTCGTCGACGGCGTTGTGTGCCGTTCGTTTTCGCATGACACCGTCGCCACGCTTGCGAAATACGACAGCGTGCCGGTGATCAACGGCTTGACCGATTTGGCTCACCCGTGCCAAGCGATGGCCGATGTTTTGACGATCGAAGGCGAATTTCCCGATCGCCCCCTGACCGACAACCATTTGGTGTTTGTCGGTGATGGGAACAACGTCAGCCGGTCGCTGGCACTGATTTGTGCCATGTTGGGCATGAAATTCACGCTGGCTTGTCCCAAGGGATACGAGCTTGATCAGCCGTGGATGTCAAAGATCAGCGAACGCTATCCCGACGCGAAGCTTCACCAGACCACCGATCCGATTGCCGCGGTTTCCACCGCCGACGCGATTTACACCGACGTTTGGACCAGCATGGGCCAGGAGGCCGAATCGGCCCAACGCCGCAAGGATTTTGCGGACTATCAGGTCAACGCCGGCTTGATGAAGCACGCGCCAGAAACGGCAATCGTGCTGCACTGCCTGCCCGCCGTGCGAGGCGAAGAGATCACCGATGATGTGATCGATGGCCCGCAAAGCCGCGTGATCGAACAAGCGGGCAATCGGATGCATGCGCAAAAGGGTTTGCTGGCTTGGCTGTTGAACCCGCATTGGGTCGGCGAGAACGTTCCCGAATAG
- a CDS encoding coiled-coil domain-containing protein, which translates to MPLTGPQVHQQLLTAQAGQQNRLQQARQQIQNADQRREQLEQQRDHTMVELAEYFLPELTPDAVRTTWQEIRPTINEILHRKEQAVDDLRQQLDQIALQHGHAEQTLTEWNAQHDLIEEEIESLATTIESRLAADPKFAQLSEQAARAEAALERAEDNLNEADQDAARKLPAYDESDLFTYLKDRDFGTGKYKPRGMTRRIDRWLAKLIGYQQAKRNYDFLKSTPESMRQIIAEDRAALDTVMAELERMRDDVARELGADALKVRRQQITADRNQATDELNKLDQQSEQIHRELNALADRHCDYYQKAIAAFRGMIERSDTRALQERARQTVSLTDDQIIARMNGLESEIGQLDATVAGWRNQIANHQQIFEAIGRLIQRFRSAGFASGRCLFADSLDVLGSLARADDTYDVEAVWDQIRRTQSWGPSTMDRITEVATHPMTQVLLNAMASAAGAALQEHARRAGHRRNRHYPRRPW; encoded by the coding sequence ATGCCTTTGACCGGCCCCCAAGTCCACCAACAACTGCTGACCGCTCAGGCCGGACAACAAAATCGGCTGCAGCAAGCTCGGCAACAAATCCAAAACGCGGACCAACGACGCGAACAACTGGAACAGCAACGCGACCATACGATGGTCGAACTGGCGGAGTACTTTCTGCCGGAACTGACCCCAGACGCGGTACGCACGACCTGGCAGGAAATTCGCCCGACGATCAACGAGATCCTGCACCGTAAGGAACAGGCGGTCGATGATCTGCGACAACAACTGGACCAGATCGCATTGCAGCATGGGCACGCCGAACAAACGCTGACCGAATGGAATGCCCAACATGACTTGATCGAAGAAGAAATCGAATCACTGGCCACCACCATCGAATCGCGTTTGGCGGCCGACCCAAAGTTTGCACAGCTGTCCGAACAGGCCGCTCGTGCCGAAGCCGCTTTGGAACGAGCCGAAGACAACCTGAACGAGGCCGATCAAGACGCCGCCCGCAAGCTGCCCGCTTACGATGAAAGCGATCTTTTCACTTACCTGAAGGATCGCGACTTCGGCACCGGAAAATACAAACCACGCGGCATGACGCGTCGCATCGATCGTTGGTTGGCCAAGCTGATCGGATACCAACAGGCGAAACGGAACTATGACTTTCTAAAGTCGACGCCTGAATCAATGCGGCAAATCATTGCCGAGGATCGCGCGGCACTGGACACCGTGATGGCGGAACTGGAACGCATGCGCGACGACGTGGCCCGCGAACTGGGCGCCGATGCACTGAAGGTCCGACGTCAACAAATCACGGCCGATCGCAATCAAGCGACCGATGAACTAAACAAGCTGGATCAACAGAGTGAACAAATCCATCGTGAATTGAACGCTCTGGCGGATCGACACTGTGACTATTACCAAAAAGCGATCGCCGCCTTTCGCGGAATGATCGAACGCAGCGACACCCGGGCATTGCAAGAACGCGCCCGCCAAACGGTTTCGCTGACCGACGACCAAATCATCGCACGAATGAACGGCTTGGAATCGGAGATCGGCCAACTGGACGCGACGGTCGCCGGTTGGCGAAACCAGATTGCGAATCACCAACAGATCTTCGAAGCAATCGGACGACTGATTCAGCGTTTTCGCAGTGCAGGTTTTGCCAGTGGGCGATGCCTGTTTGCCGATTCGCTGGACGTCTTGGGATCATTGGCACGCGCCGACGACACTTACGACGTCGAAGCGGTGTGGGACCAAATTCGGCGAACGCAAAGCTGGGGCCCGTCGACGATGGATCGCATCACCGAAGTCGCCACGCACCCGATGACCCAAGTCTTGCTGAACGCGATGGCATCTGCGGCCGGTGCTGCCCTTCAAGAACACGCACGTCGCGCCGGGCATCGTCGGAACCGACACTACCCGCGACGCCCCTGGTGA